A section of the Halococcus agarilyticus genome encodes:
- a CDS encoding ABC transporter substrate-binding protein produces MDEPDLSRRRFLQATGSAAAAAALAGCSGGSGDGSGGNGSNESGDGGGGQSTETEGSDATTAGDATEATEGEGNATEGNESGNESGQDPMEGAPGESDRTYQLVSGTMTTFDPVAATDTESGQVIQNVFDALTNYPSGTVNVENLLVSEYETSNEGTMYTFTLKEGATFSNGDTVTASDIVYSFERLAGSEHTRRSGFILGDLAVTHETDGEGSYQPGTLGVSAEDERTLTMELSEANPAALEIMAYSAFSAVPENIVGDVPNYDGTMPYDEFASSNPIGAGPYTLDAWNSGTEASITARDDYHGEGPMTAGSHWQIISQSNARYAYSVTNRNSDHPAVPTAQYNPSNETIESENEAGYATGTYELENGLTADFYRTEELSTFYLAFNCNAVPQYVRKAVAYAQNNQQIVENVFKRPQKAAYYFVPPKIYPGGRSAYEQSAQEYPYAPGETALDQARQLMEENGHGPNNPYEFTMTSYPSAVYGTILNLLRDKLRSAHIRMSIKQTPFSTLVEQSRTGNTEGYTLGWIADWPAASNFLKLLYPPATDTSTDDNLSGFNWLDSEPANQATSGWEQIQNNPEPEAGREARNEGASQMLQATWDGVPVIPTYHSVAQHMEYPWVYKQRIGAMGGSRAKHNTVQIGERQG; encoded by the coding sequence ATGGACGAACCCGACCTGTCACGTCGTCGTTTCCTCCAAGCAACCGGTAGCGCGGCAGCCGCAGCCGCGCTCGCGGGCTGTTCGGGCGGGAGCGGTGACGGAAGTGGTGGCAACGGTAGCAACGAAAGCGGCGACGGTGGCGGCGGTCAGAGCACCGAAACGGAGGGATCCGACGCCACGACCGCTGGTGACGCGACCGAGGCCACCGAAGGCGAGGGCAACGCGACCGAGGGCAACGAATCGGGCAACGAGTCGGGCCAGGATCCCATGGAAGGGGCTCCAGGGGAGTCCGACCGGACCTATCAGCTCGTCAGCGGGACGATGACCACCTTCGATCCGGTCGCGGCGACGGACACGGAGTCCGGGCAGGTCATCCAGAACGTCTTCGACGCCCTGACCAACTACCCGTCGGGGACGGTCAACGTCGAGAACCTCCTCGTGTCGGAGTACGAAACCTCGAACGAGGGAACGATGTACACCTTCACCCTGAAGGAGGGGGCAACGTTCAGCAACGGCGACACCGTCACCGCCTCGGACATCGTCTACTCGTTCGAGCGCCTCGCCGGTTCGGAGCACACACGGCGATCGGGCTTCATCCTCGGCGATCTCGCGGTGACCCACGAGACCGACGGCGAGGGCAGCTACCAGCCGGGGACGCTCGGCGTGAGCGCCGAGGACGAGCGGACGCTCACCATGGAGCTGTCCGAAGCGAACCCTGCGGCGCTGGAGATCATGGCGTACTCCGCGTTCTCGGCGGTGCCCGAGAACATCGTCGGCGACGTGCCGAACTACGACGGCACGATGCCCTACGACGAGTTCGCCTCGTCGAACCCCATCGGCGCGGGGCCGTACACCCTCGACGCGTGGAACTCGGGCACCGAAGCCTCGATCACGGCCCGCGACGACTACCACGGCGAAGGGCCGATGACTGCGGGTTCACACTGGCAGATCATCTCACAGAGCAACGCGCGGTACGCCTACAGCGTCACGAACCGCAACTCGGACCACCCTGCGGTGCCGACCGCCCAGTACAACCCGAGCAACGAGACGATCGAGAGCGAGAACGAGGCGGGCTACGCCACCGGGACGTACGAACTCGAGAACGGCCTCACCGCTGACTTCTACCGGACCGAGGAGCTCTCGACGTTCTACCTCGCGTTCAACTGCAACGCCGTCCCGCAGTACGTCCGGAAGGCGGTCGCGTACGCCCAGAACAACCAGCAGATCGTCGAGAACGTCTTCAAGCGACCACAGAAGGCGGCGTACTACTTCGTGCCGCCGAAGATCTACCCCGGCGGTCGGTCGGCCTACGAGCAGTCCGCACAGGAGTACCCGTACGCGCCCGGCGAAACCGCACTGGACCAGGCACGACAGCTCATGGAGGAGAACGGCCACGGGCCGAACAACCCCTACGAGTTCACGATGACGAGCTATCCGTCGGCGGTCTACGGCACCATCCTGAACCTGCTGCGCGACAAACTCCGGAGTGCGCACATCCGGATGAGCATCAAGCAGACCCCGTTCTCGACGCTGGTCGAACAGTCCCGGACCGGCAACACCGAGGGGTACACCCTCGGCTGGATCGCGGACTGGCCGGCCGCGTCGAACTTCCTGAAACTGCTCTACCCGCCGGCGACCGACACGTCGACCGACGACAACCTGAGCGGCTTCAACTGGCTGGATTCCGAGCCAGCGAACCAGGCGACGAGCGGGTGGGAGCAGATCCAGAACAATCCGGAGCCGGAAGCCGGCAGAGAGGCACGGAACGAGGGTGCGTCCCAGATGCTCCAGGCCACGTGGGACGGCGTCCCGGTGATCCCGACGTACCACTCGGTCGCCCAGCACATGGAGTACCCATGGGTGTACAAGCAGCGCATCGGTGCGATGGGTGGCTCGCGCGCGAAACACAACACCGTTCAGATCGGCGAGCGCCAGGGCTGA
- a CDS encoding ABC transporter permease: MSRLTYFAKRIGLMIPVVIFGTSLTYLILYAGPINPAVAILGPSADASQIRAIEQQLGLNQPLWAQYFDFLGRMFTLDFGQSWVISPNTSIVDVIANRFPRTIWLGFWAILIPLFIGIPLGFHAGLNPNSWSDYIVSLGGIVWRAAPNFWLAVILLVGLSNSEQYLFGFEWKTFLVDTPQLIGAPPLNDLTDPRQFLEAFKRILPASFVLGSASLGNELRIGRTAMLETKNSNYVEMARAKGVSDRLLVWKHMFRNALIPLVPVITAEAGLLIGGSVIVEEVFSINGIGRLGFQAIIQGDIPLAAALTFIFVLLFVVINIVQDFLYTIIDPRVSFEE; this comes from the coding sequence ATGAGTAGACTCACCTATTTCGCGAAGCGGATCGGGCTGATGATACCGGTCGTGATCTTCGGCACGTCGCTGACCTACCTCATCCTGTACGCCGGCCCGATCAACCCCGCCGTGGCGATCCTGGGCCCGAGCGCGGACGCCTCACAGATCAGGGCGATCGAACAGCAGCTCGGGCTGAACCAGCCGCTCTGGGCGCAGTACTTCGATTTCCTCGGGCGCATGTTCACGCTCGACTTCGGCCAGTCGTGGGTCATCAGTCCGAACACGTCGATCGTCGACGTCATCGCCAACCGCTTCCCGCGGACGATCTGGCTCGGCTTCTGGGCGATCTTGATCCCGCTGTTCATCGGCATTCCGCTCGGCTTTCACGCGGGACTCAATCCGAACTCGTGGAGCGACTACATCGTCTCGCTCGGCGGCATCGTCTGGCGTGCCGCGCCGAACTTCTGGCTCGCGGTCATCCTATTGGTGGGACTGTCGAACTCGGAGCAGTACCTGTTCGGGTTCGAGTGGAAGACGTTCCTCGTCGACACGCCACAGCTGATCGGCGCGCCGCCGCTCAACGACCTCACGGACCCACGGCAGTTCCTCGAGGCGTTCAAGCGGATCCTGCCGGCGTCGTTCGTGCTCGGTTCGGCGTCGCTGGGGAACGAACTCCGGATCGGCCGCACCGCGATGCTGGAGACCAAGAACTCGAACTACGTCGAGATGGCGCGGGCGAAGGGCGTGAGCGACCGCCTGCTGGTCTGGAAACACATGTTCCGGAACGCGCTGATCCCGCTGGTGCCGGTGATCACCGCGGAAGCGGGCCTCCTCATCGGCGGCTCGGTGATCGTCGAGGAGGTGTTCTCGATCAACGGGATCGGGCGGCTCGGCTTTCAGGCGATCATCCAGGGTGACATCCCGCTCGCGGCGGCGCTGACCTTCATTTTCGTGTTGCTGTTCGTCGTCATCAACATCGTGCAGGACTTCCTCTACACCATCATCGACCCGCGAGTCAGCTTCGAAGAGTAA
- a CDS encoding ABC transporter permease, translating into MSQELTQEDEGIGSRIRSNPRPALIWMVGALALLAPEFGAIVQLVTTTVPGVGVVELPTLLTRELIPNQGYQLPNGNWQGTFLGLSPAIAWTLRVVLIYVYAFAWLAWLWYGYLTFRRNYRFADWTPTDDRIDRLRDHRWGQFGFVVVFVFVMFAMFAPALGPTTLQSNIIDPYSYEVTYYDEEVSEVSTASVGTANLAAQSRGTPDQNVGLWSYDEYDRFHPAGTVTNGKDMFTFLVFGARISLFIALSATLIAGGIALVLALVTAYYKGLADLVTVVASDAFSSIPLLLLLIMLSVVLSGTWISNLYNGAVILVLIFGVFYWPFYWRTIRGPAFQTVENEWIDAAKSYGQSPFTLMRKHIAPYVVSYLLIYASLGLGGIIISTSALSYLGLGITAPTPEWGRLVVLGQQYVPTVSWHISIIPGLAIVLVVTGFNALGDGIRDAIDPESEGTEGGAAAAGGGG; encoded by the coding sequence ATGAGTCAGGAACTTACCCAAGAGGACGAAGGAATCGGAAGCCGGATCCGGTCGAACCCACGGCCGGCGCTGATCTGGATGGTGGGGGCGCTCGCGCTGCTCGCCCCCGAGTTCGGCGCGATCGTGCAGCTCGTGACGACCACCGTTCCGGGAGTCGGCGTGGTCGAACTCCCGACGCTGCTCACCCGGGAGCTGATCCCGAACCAGGGCTATCAGCTCCCGAACGGTAACTGGCAGGGCACGTTCCTCGGCCTCTCGCCGGCGATCGCGTGGACGCTGCGGGTAGTGTTGATCTACGTGTACGCGTTCGCGTGGCTCGCGTGGCTGTGGTACGGCTACCTCACGTTCCGCCGGAACTACCGGTTCGCCGATTGGACGCCGACCGACGATCGGATCGACCGGCTTCGCGACCACCGCTGGGGACAGTTCGGGTTCGTCGTGGTGTTCGTGTTCGTGATGTTCGCGATGTTCGCCCCGGCGCTCGGGCCGACGACGCTCCAGAGCAACATCATCGACCCGTACAGCTACGAGGTGACGTACTACGACGAGGAGGTCAGCGAGGTGTCGACCGCCTCGGTCGGGACGGCGAACCTCGCCGCACAGTCGCGGGGGACCCCCGACCAGAACGTCGGGCTGTGGAGTTACGACGAGTACGATCGGTTCCACCCGGCGGGGACGGTCACGAACGGCAAAGACATGTTCACGTTCTTAGTATTCGGGGCACGGATATCGCTGTTCATCGCGTTGAGCGCGACGCTGATCGCCGGCGGGATCGCGCTCGTGCTCGCGCTGGTGACGGCGTACTACAAGGGGCTCGCGGATCTCGTGACCGTCGTCGCGAGCGACGCGTTCTCCTCGATACCGCTCCTCCTGTTGCTCATCATGCTTTCGGTGGTTCTCAGCGGGACGTGGATCTCGAACCTCTACAACGGCGCGGTCATCCTCGTGTTGATCTTCGGGGTGTTCTACTGGCCGTTCTACTGGCGCACGATCCGCGGCCCCGCGTTTCAAACTGTGGAAAACGAGTGGATCGACGCCGCGAAGAGCTACGGGCAGAGCCCGTTCACGCTGATGCGAAAGCACATCGCGCCGTACGTGGTCAGCTACCTCCTGATCTACGCGTCGCTCGGTCTCGGCGGAATCATCATCAGCACGTCCGCGCTGTCGTATCTCGGGCTCGGCATCACCGCGCCGACGCCGGAGTGGGGCCGGCTGGTCGTGCTCGGCCAGCAGTACGTTCCGACGGTCTCGTGGCACATCTCGATCATCCCGGGGCTCGCGATCGTGCTGGTCGTGACCGGGTTCAACGCGCTCGGCGACGGCATCCGTGACGCGATCGATCCCGAGAGCGAAGGGACCGAGGGTGGCGCTGCCGCCGCCGGAGGTGGCGGATGA
- a CDS encoding ABC transporter ATP-binding protein: MSQQQSVSSVRGDEGAILSVENLQTAFFTDKETIYAVDGASFDLRKGETIGIVGESGSGKSVTARSIMGLIESPGRVLDGSSIKYRNPETVERFADQFSGEVTYRDGDGEPEGDGCIVLDEGAESATRRGYIDLARAPQKIVKRTRGGEIAMIFQDPLSSLNPVYTVGNQIREALNLHRDMSGTNATDEAAELLEAVGIPDARMALKEYPHQFSGGQRQRIVIAMALACDPEVLICDEPTTALDVTIQAQILDLLDDIQRERDLAIVFITHDMGVISEIADRVNVMYAGEIVETAPAETLFTDPAHPYTRGLLESIPGRNPGAERLTTIEGDVPTPNAPATDCRFAPRCPEEFDACTQVHPESVEASEAATDHTVACLLYPEDRSREEAVDLHERRGRGDEAATDEEPARTEAQR, translated from the coding sequence ATGAGCCAGCAGCAGTCGGTGTCGTCGGTCCGTGGCGACGAGGGGGCCATCCTCTCGGTCGAGAACCTGCAGACCGCGTTTTTCACCGACAAGGAGACGATCTACGCCGTCGACGGGGCGAGCTTCGACCTCCGGAAGGGCGAGACGATCGGGATCGTCGGCGAGAGCGGCTCGGGCAAGAGCGTCACTGCGCGCTCGATCATGGGGTTGATCGAGTCTCCGGGTCGGGTTCTCGACGGCAGCTCGATCAAGTATCGCAACCCCGAAACCGTCGAGCGGTTCGCCGACCAGTTCTCCGGCGAGGTCACCTACCGCGACGGCGACGGCGAACCCGAGGGCGACGGCTGTATCGTCCTCGACGAAGGGGCCGAGAGCGCAACCCGCCGCGGCTACATCGATCTCGCGCGTGCGCCCCAGAAGATCGTGAAACGGACCCGAGGCGGCGAGATCGCGATGATCTTTCAGGACCCGTTGAGCAGCCTCAACCCCGTCTACACCGTTGGCAACCAGATCAGGGAAGCGCTCAACCTCCATCGGGACATGAGCGGGACCAACGCGACCGACGAGGCTGCGGAGCTGCTCGAAGCCGTCGGGATCCCCGACGCGCGGATGGCACTCAAAGAGTACCCCCACCAGTTTTCAGGGGGACAGCGCCAGCGGATCGTGATCGCGATGGCGCTCGCCTGCGACCCCGAGGTGCTGATCTGTGACGAGCCCACCACCGCCCTGGACGTCACGATCCAGGCCCAGATCCTCGATCTGCTCGACGACATCCAGCGCGAGCGCGACCTCGCGATCGTGTTCATCACCCACGACATGGGGGTGATTTCGGAGATCGCCGACCGCGTGAACGTGATGTACGCCGGCGAGATCGTCGAGACCGCGCCGGCGGAGACGCTGTTCACCGATCCCGCCCACCCGTACACGCGGGGGCTGCTCGAAAGCATTCCGGGGCGAAACCCCGGTGCGGAGCGGCTCACCACCATCGAGGGCGACGTCCCGACCCCGAACGCACCCGCGACCGACTGCCGGTTCGCCCCCCGGTGTCCCGAGGAGTTCGACGCCTGCACGCAGGTCCATCCGGAGTCGGTCGAGGCCAGCGAGGCGGCCACCGATCACACCGTCGCCTGCCTGCTGTACCCCGAGGACCGCTCGCGCGAGGAGGCGGTCGATCTCCACGAGCGCCGTGGCCGCGGGGATGAAGCGGCGACCGACGAGGAACCCGCGCGGACGGAGGCACAACGATGA
- a CDS encoding ABC transporter ATP-binding protein, with protein sequence MSQEVAATDERQRSDALVEINGLKTYYESGGIFGGAPVKAVDDVSFDIRRGETLGLVGESGCGKTTLGRTLVRLEKATAGDVSYDGTDITSLSGGELKEWRSNAQMVFQDPDSSLNDRMTVGEIIREPLDVHARGTRRERRGRVQELLETVGLQQEHYYRYPHQFSGGQRQRIGIARALALEPDFVVLDEPVSALDASVQAKILNLLEDLQDELGLTYLFIAHDLSVVRHICDRVAVMYLGNVMELGPTEELFADPANPYTHSLLSAIPDTDPTTKMEDRITLRGTPPSPRNPPEGCPFTTRCPAKIRPEEYTDVDDDVWERIEVFREVLRERARADRTLGERAKEILGMETRFSDLDEAEAETFDGVDVPANVQSELDRATELAHEGSESDAREHLRETFGSECDLEAPTHHEVSESGRASLCHRHKAEHESPSAFLESHSAGER encoded by the coding sequence ATGAGTCAGGAAGTCGCGGCGACCGACGAACGGCAACGCTCGGACGCGCTCGTCGAGATCAATGGACTGAAGACCTACTACGAGAGCGGCGGGATCTTCGGCGGCGCGCCGGTCAAGGCCGTCGACGACGTCAGCTTCGACATCCGCCGGGGCGAGACGCTCGGCCTCGTCGGCGAGTCGGGGTGTGGCAAGACCACGCTCGGCCGGACGCTCGTCCGGCTCGAAAAGGCCACCGCCGGCGACGTCAGCTACGACGGCACCGACATCACCAGCCTCTCGGGCGGCGAGCTGAAGGAGTGGCGATCGAACGCCCAGATGGTGTTCCAGGACCCCGATTCGAGCCTCAACGACCGGATGACCGTCGGCGAGATCATCCGCGAGCCGCTCGACGTCCACGCCCGGGGCACGCGACGCGAGCGTCGCGGGCGGGTGCAGGAGCTGCTCGAAACCGTCGGCCTCCAGCAGGAACACTACTACCGCTACCCCCACCAGTTCTCGGGCGGCCAGCGCCAGCGCATCGGGATCGCGCGTGCGCTCGCGCTCGAACCCGACTTCGTGGTGCTCGACGAGCCCGTGAGCGCGCTCGACGCGTCGGTCCAGGCGAAGATTCTCAATCTCCTGGAGGACCTCCAGGACGAGCTCGGGCTCACCTACCTGTTCATCGCCCACGACCTCTCGGTCGTCAGGCACATCTGCGATCGGGTCGCGGTGATGTATCTCGGCAACGTCATGGAGCTCGGGCCGACCGAGGAGCTGTTCGCCGACCCGGCGAACCCCTACACCCACTCGCTGCTGTCGGCGATCCCGGACACCGATCCGACGACGAAGATGGAAGACCGGATCACGCTCCGCGGGACGCCGCCCAGCCCGCGCAACCCGCCCGAGGGCTGTCCGTTCACCACGCGGTGTCCGGCGAAGATCCGGCCCGAGGAGTACACGGACGTCGACGACGACGTCTGGGAACGCATCGAGGTGTTCCGCGAGGTTCTCAGGGAACGGGCGCGTGCCGACCGGACGCTCGGGGAGCGCGCGAAGGAGATCCTCGGGATGGAGACGCGCTTTTCGGATCTCGACGAGGCCGAGGCCGAGACGTTCGACGGCGTCGACGTCCCGGCGAACGTCCAGTCGGAGCTCGATCGCGCCACCGAGCTCGCCCACGAGGGCAGCGAGAGCGACGCGCGCGAACACCTGCGCGAGACGTTCGGCAGCGAGTGTGACCTCGAAGCACCGACTCACCACGAGGTGAGCGAGTCCGGGCGGGCGAGCCTCTGTCACCGACACAAGGCCGAGCACGAGTCGCCGTCCGCGTTCCTCGAGAGTCACTCCGCCGGCGAGCGATGA
- a CDS encoding DUF7555 family protein: MSDDRPRREPGGDSTNRGQPPLLVLKLLDLVLYGLAMAAVFVVLTAVVSFALGSGWGGSKYLLFVVGFLLFGLGSFGLRPQGAWKDDDDDDRLLASSDDEESRFGALVQSIPPLRWYELDPEDRLSLAAKLFVGSLFVLGASFVMETAFGVRI; encoded by the coding sequence ATGAGCGACGACCGCCCCCGCCGGGAGCCAGGGGGCGACTCGACGAATCGCGGGCAGCCGCCCCTTCTGGTGCTCAAACTCCTCGATCTCGTTCTCTACGGTCTCGCGATGGCGGCGGTGTTCGTCGTCCTCACGGCGGTCGTGAGCTTCGCGCTCGGGTCCGGCTGGGGTGGGAGCAAGTACCTGCTGTTCGTGGTCGGCTTTCTCCTGTTCGGACTCGGCTCGTTCGGGCTGCGGCCGCAGGGGGCGTGGAAGGACGACGATGACGACGATCGCCTCCTCGCATCGAGCGATGACGAGGAATCGCGGTTCGGCGCGCTCGTCCAGTCGATCCCGCCGCTGCGGTGGTACGAGCTCGATCCCGAGGACCGGCTCTCGCTCGCCGCGAAGCTGTTCGTCGGCAGCCTGTTCGTGCTCGGGGCGTCGTTCGTCATGGAGACGGCCTTCGGCGTCAGGATCTGA
- a CDS encoding DUF7556 family protein, whose amino-acid sequence MMPDATAAAAPVAADDVMASVDDDGSVERFVIADISRDDAWISMALDGAASLPAWR is encoded by the coding sequence ATGATGCCGGATGCGACCGCCGCGGCGGCACCCGTCGCGGCTGACGACGTCATGGCCTCGGTCGACGATGACGGCAGCGTGGAGCGGTTCGTCATCGCCGACATCTCCCGCGACGACGCGTGGATCTCGATGGCGCTCGACGGGGCAGCGTCGCTTCCGGCCTGGCGATAG
- a CDS encoding 2'-5' RNA ligase family protein — translation MYSLNVPVPGGIERLAATLHPRLVGFDRVRERHTLVCKRFETPDPDPDRLFERARRALAGAPAVEARAAGIAWFETPVRGPGPVAYVAIESPGLHDLHRRLVAAFDPIPDLEGDAYVPHVTLARGGSAERARELVAVEFEPIEWTISELVLHDGRHGERVASLSLPRPS, via the coding sequence GTGTACAGCCTCAACGTCCCGGTCCCCGGCGGGATCGAGCGCCTCGCCGCCACCCTCCACCCCCGCCTCGTCGGGTTCGATCGGGTCCGCGAGCGCCACACCCTCGTCTGCAAGCGCTTCGAGACTCCCGATCCCGACCCGGATCGGCTGTTCGAGCGGGCACGCCGCGCGCTCGCCGGCGCACCCGCCGTCGAGGCGCGCGCGGCGGGGATCGCCTGGTTCGAGACCCCGGTTCGGGGTCCCGGACCGGTGGCGTACGTCGCGATCGAGAGTCCCGGCCTCCACGATCTCCACCGACGACTCGTCGCGGCGTTCGATCCGATCCCCGACCTCGAAGGCGACGCGTACGTCCCCCACGTGACCCTCGCCCGTGGTGGCTCCGCGGAGCGTGCTCGGGAACTCGTGGCCGTCGAATTCGAGCCGATCGAGTGGACGATTTCGGAACTGGTGCTCCACGACGGGCGACACGGCGAGCGCGTCGCGAGCCTCTCGCTGCCGCGCCCCTCGTAG
- a CDS encoding argininosuccinate synthase yields the protein MTPPTDTTPQSTDRVALAFSGGLDTTVCVPLLKEEYGFDEVIGVTVDVGQPDAEFAEAEETATALGLEHHVVDAREAFAATCFDSVRANATYQGYPLGTALARPVIAQAILDVALAQDCAALAHGCTGKGNDQLRFETVWRGSDLDVIAPVRELGLTREFEQEYAAERDLPVEGGDGGAWSIDTNLWSRSVEGSDLEEPSYVPPEDIYDWTQPPGKESELLDIEFEDGYPVALDTVEETSTSSRPSAGNGEEFEPIALIEQLNEIAGAHGVGRTDVMEDRMLGLKVRENYEHPAATVLLNAHEALESLVLTKEERSFKTQIDHEWAEKAYEGLLAAPLVDALEGFIASTQERVTGTVTVKLDGGQARPVGRESPYGVYSASAASFNTADVGGGIEQADATGVAKYHGFQSRLAKSVIDDANATAEAVADGGTDGKEENELTADTIDGSGE from the coding sequence ATGACACCCCCAACCGACACCACACCGCAATCCACCGATCGCGTCGCGCTCGCCTTCTCCGGCGGGCTCGATACCACCGTCTGCGTCCCGCTCCTGAAAGAAGAGTACGGCTTCGACGAGGTGATCGGCGTCACCGTCGACGTCGGCCAGCCCGACGCCGAGTTCGCCGAAGCCGAGGAAACCGCGACCGCGCTCGGCCTCGAACACCACGTGGTCGACGCGCGCGAGGCGTTCGCCGCAACCTGTTTCGATTCGGTTCGCGCGAACGCCACCTACCAAGGCTACCCCCTGGGAACGGCGCTCGCTCGCCCCGTAATCGCCCAGGCCATCCTCGATGTCGCGCTCGCTCAGGACTGTGCGGCGCTCGCCCACGGCTGCACCGGCAAGGGCAACGACCAGCTCAGATTCGAGACCGTCTGGCGCGGCTCCGATCTCGACGTGATCGCGCCCGTCCGCGAACTCGGGCTGACCCGCGAGTTCGAACAGGAGTACGCCGCCGAACGCGATCTCCCGGTCGAGGGCGGCGACGGCGGCGCGTGGAGCATCGATACGAACCTCTGGAGTCGCTCGGTCGAGGGCAGCGATCTCGAAGAGCCCTCATATGTGCCGCCCGAGGACATCTACGACTGGACCCAGCCACCCGGGAAAGAAAGCGAACTGCTCGACATCGAGTTCGAGGACGGGTATCCGGTCGCGCTCGACACCGTCGAGGAAACCTCGACGAGCTCCCGGCCGTCGGCCGGGAATGGGGAGGAGTTCGAGCCGATCGCGCTCATCGAGCAGCTCAACGAGATCGCGGGCGCACACGGCGTCGGGCGCACCGACGTGATGGAAGACCGGATGCTCGGGCTCAAAGTCCGCGAGAACTACGAACATCCCGCGGCCACGGTGCTCTTGAACGCCCACGAGGCGCTCGAATCGCTCGTCCTCACCAAGGAGGAGCGGAGCTTCAAAACGCAGATCGATCACGAGTGGGCGGAGAAGGCCTACGAGGGACTGCTCGCCGCGCCGCTGGTCGACGCCCTGGAGGGGTTCATCGCGTCGACCCAGGAGCGTGTCACCGGCACCGTCACCGTGAAACTCGACGGTGGCCAGGCGCGCCCGGTCGGTCGCGAGAGTCCGTACGGGGTGTACTCGGCGTCCGCGGCCTCGTTCAACACCGCAGACGTCGGCGGCGGGATCGAACAGGCCGACGCCACGGGCGTCGCGAAGTACCACGGGTTCCAGTCGCGCCTCGCGAAGAGCGTCATCGACGACGCGAACGCGACGGCGGAAGCGGTCGCCGACGGCGGGACGGACGGAAAGGAGGAGAACGAACTCACGGCCGACACGATCGACGGGAGCGGGGAGTGA